The Gossypium hirsutum isolate 1008001.06 chromosome D02, Gossypium_hirsutum_v2.1, whole genome shotgun sequence region ggagcaaaatgaagatgtcaatgcatctgatgaagaacacggagctcaagaaccgtggatggtggctccaatatcatatgttgatagtgaatcgactatgGGTGGGATCGGTATCGACCTAAATATTACACCCGATGTTGATAtggttggtggtgaagaagaaggTGGTGGCGATCATTGGGATGAAGAGGTTGATAGTGACGGTGATCCCAATGTGGACGATGTGcctgatgatattgacgatgaagatgtcAACAACGATGAAAGCATTAACGCTTCTTCGGTCGGAGAGCAGATGCGGCGTattttgatacacaataatcctgggccacacatgtcACTCATAGACCCCGATGTAACGTATGTAGCTGAGTTctcggagtaccctgaaatagttcATCCTCACGGGCTGGCCGTAACATATGATAATGAGGAGTTATTCATAGGCCAGAGATTCAACTGTAAAGAAGAATGCGTATATGCCATTAAACGGTACAACATGAACATATTGGTGGATTATAAAGTCGCAGTATCTACTCCGAAAATATATGttggggagtgttggaaggcAGTTGAAGGCTAcaattggcgggtacgagctgCATTCATTAGAATTTCTCAGATGTGGGTAAGATATAGAAAGTAAGAtgtcatgaatattagaatagcaGCTTACCCCTTCCCGGGAATACTGTTCGATCATGAGGCGGTATATTGGGACAAGGTACGACCTCCCGATACCCGGACGAGCACTCCACCTACAAAAAAAATAGGGTTTAGGATTGGTAACATTAGTCAATATATTATCACTACAAATAatgacaatttatattttatcacatgtTCAGCAGTGGATAGACATACGGTTGGTGACTAACGGATGCCAAAAATGGTATCTGATAGAGCGCCTAGGACTGCAGCAGTGGGAGGCATCCGCCCATGTCTACAACATCCGGGTTTGTCACCCGACAAAGCTCCTGGTACAACATTGCTAGAACGGCGGAGCCCCAGCTATATGAGCTAACAGTAGACAAATCAGCTAATAGGGGCAAATACATCAAATGCACCTTGTCGTTGTTTGCATCAGACATGATTACTCCCCCTACGATATACATGATGTACGCTCGAGCAGCACACATCAACTCACCTTCAGTGGCAGTGGCTGATAATTGTCCAAATTTGGCTTTCAGCCATGTAAATTGTAAGCCTGTAAAATTTTTCTCACCGTCCCCTGGCGAGTCCCCCAGGAGCTCATAACAAAGTGCAGCCGGATCGGTAAATGAAGATACTCCCGTTACGAGACTCCCGTCAATTGGGAGCCTAAGCTGTATTGCAACATCCTCCAAGGTCACTGTGCACTCCCCGCAcggaaaatgaaaagtgtgggtctctcAGCGCCACCGCTTCACTAGCGCAAATATTAAATCATAGCGCACGTCGGAGGACCGGATCAGTGCTGCTGACCCAAATCCGGCTTGCTCCAAGTACGGCATCAATCGTGCATCCGGAGCCGTTTTCCAAACACTAGTACGACCCCTTAATAATCGGTACGAGTCctgatagtgttaaattacagaaaaaatattacgataacatgatttatttgtatatactacgtatatcctttttaaataaatagaacccgtaattaacaaataataaatcataccgTGTTATTAGCCGCATCAGATATGTGTCTATCGGTTCGAATCAATGAAGTCATTGCGATGcctgcaagttgaaaaaaaagttagtaaaaaactCTTACTTcagccatttgttcgtattttttctccgcattttattactttaaaaaatatcttaatttctaattttataattttacattatttcagtgcgtaatgtttgaaatttattaatttagtgtgtttttaaattaatttggtgTAAGAAAAAAACTCTTATCCCTGCCATTTGCTTGTATTATTTtcccgatttttattactttcaataaaaatattttattttcgtattttattattttatattattccaatgcattttgtttgaaatatttgtattaattatttctgaatttttaaaaaagttagtaataaactcttacttcggccatttgttcatattttttatccgcattttattattttaaaaaatatcgaaatttttaattttatcattttacattatttcagtgcattatgtttgaaatttattaaatatacaatttttttcgCATTTTATTACTTTCGGTGAATGTACAATTTCCGTTtcttcttttcatattttatgcttttttaaatatatatttttatcattttacttttattgttatttttcctaaaaaaactaatttcaacatactaagtaaatttcataaaaaaattcctaATCAACATACAATGTACATACCATGAATTTTTTCatgttaaatatatttcataaaatatatatgctaaataaaataataaaacacgtATACtgtacataacataaatttttaaaacacaaatattacaaaaaatttaatttaataataaaaattacatttttttctttttttcccttcattccctcttcttcttctttcttttttttctcttctccattccttttctttccttcttttttcttcttcttcttgtcctctcctttccttttctttctttcttcttctttccctcTCCTTCTCTCCCCCCCACCGATGGGCCCTATTATAAGGGCAGTGCTGCCAACCTCATTGGCACCATCGGTGCCGCCAATCAGAACCCCTCCACCAGGGCTCTGTCAAATCGGCACagcttttttttctattttttggtatattttggtaaataaaaaaatatatataatattttgaaattttttaattttttataataatttagtaaaaaaacccCGAAAACAATACGTATATCCCATTtgtctctctttctctctctctctctctctctctctgttttcaaaatttttatcattCTTTTTCGGTTTTGGTTTAACTAGaggcaaaaaaaaaacacatacacACGCTACAGTAGAAATACAATTTTCGTGAGAGAGATAAATCTTAAGTTTTCTTAgccatttccttttattttttgtgATATTGAAATCCCTTGCCTCATCGGAGGGTCATTTTAGGTATGGATCTTTATTTCAACTTTCTTTGCCTTTTCATGTCTTATTTAGTTTCAGATCTATTCTTCTCAACTTGTATTTCTGTAGGTGTTTTTTTGTTTTCAACTTTAGAACAAGTTAGTTTTTTCCTTTTCGTCTGTGTTGTAGTTCTCAGATCTATGCTTATTTAGATGTATTTCAGTAGGTTATTTTGGGTCTTCAGCCATAGGAAATATTTTGTCCGGTTCGTCTTTTCAAATCTATGGATGTCGATGTGGTTGTTCTTGTTGTTAGTTTATCGTCTACTATGTATTTCATTTTTCTGTTGTTTGTTTCCCTCTGTTTTTAAGATTATTGCTTTTTTGTTATGATCACTATCTTTGAAATCATTGAGTGCTATTTATTAGTCTTTATTGCAGTTAGAAGTGTTTTTAAGAACTATTTAAATATCTATAACAAAGATAACATGAAATCGTAATTAATTTTACGACACAAAGCTTTCTgctttatctttaatttttagtGCTCATATgttaattacataaatattttgttttctcttcaGGTCCGGTCTTGTCCTGGGTATGTTTACTTCTCTTACTGATTTGCAAAGAAAGGTGAGCAAACATATAAATGGAATTGCATCCCTTTGGCTGTTTGGGGAATGAAAGAAACTCTGGTTCTACAAGAgttagatttgatttgaatttggGTTTTCTGAATTTCTCATTTTTATCTCTGTTTTAGAAAAGAATGGGTCTTGCTCTTGCATATCTAGATCTGTGAGCAACATGTGCTTAAATGGTGTTGtggttgttcttttttttttacaaatctattatttagatttagtttgtttttctttttgctaATATGCTTGGGTTGCGAATAGATCGACCACAGCTTTGAAGTTGGAAACATCAGATCTAATGTTTCTTTATCTTGTAACCTTGTTGCATGAGTTGTTTGTATTAGCTAAGTTTGACATTTGAAAAGAAGTATTTTCATGCCTTGATGgtgatatttttttatgttttattgagTTGTTTATGTTTTGTTGGTATTTCCAAgaatatgttatattttatttattggatgaatttcatacaattatttttttgtttgttggTGATATTTGCTTATATTGTTTTGTATTTTACGTAAATTTTGGTTTGTATGCAGCAGTTGATACTTCAGAGACTGAAGTGAGAAGCTTGATTCTGTTAGGTCAAAATTGTAAGTGTTAGTTTatgtactatttttttattttgttaatttccaaATTGACCTCTTATGGCAATAGGACCTACCTTTACCGTAATGGTGAATAACCAAGCTTTTGAAACTTTAAGTCACTAGATATATAATAAATGAAAGCATCTTTCATATTTATTTCCCCTTTATTATCTCCTATTTCACCTATTTTTCTAACGTTTCTTTTTTATTAATTCCCCCCATATAAAGAATTAGTGATTTAATGAAGGAATAAAATGTTAACGTTTAAAGTGAATGGGTATTGAAAGTGTGGCATGTGAGAggattcaaaaattcaaaaatttgctTGTTGTGTTTCCCCTATCGTGCTTATGTCTTTTCACATCTCTCTTTTGGGTACGATTCTCAGAGTACTCACTTACTCCGTTGTAAttattacaacttgacccgtatacttgcgaatactgccttatttatatatatcttttgCTATAGTATTTACACCCTGGATGTTAGTACGTCCGGAAGCAATCAAGTGGCCACACGAGTTTATCTCCTTCACACTGCCATTTGACCCCTGTTTACACTTTTTACATAAAACTTCGTAGAAGTGTCAAATTAGTCCAAAATTTATCctgatttgttttaaatgttctgtaggctcgatttaaggcctattttcataaatatactATGAATGTTAACTAATTATgaataattgatatttaaatttaattttgaatagtAAAAGTCTGTTATTGAATTGGTTATCTATCGTAATACTCCGTAACTCTAATCTGACAGCGGagacggattaggggtgttacaatacataTAAAACAATTACATCTTTACTACAATATGGGTATATTTCCCAAAAATTTGAATGAAGTAAACTAAGGGGGTGAACTTGAAAGCAGTATACCAAATATATCAAAAGCATGCAAGTAAATAgagataacaataataacaatgtCATAGATCACAGCTTTTTAGAATATATAGAATCACAGAGTTCTCAGAATGTATGTACTTATCTATGAATGTCAGTGGAATTTCCTACCCATCCATCGTCTACACACCATGAGTTTCCCAAAACTTATCCATCCGTACACACCATACCAATAAGAGTCGTAGCtcattgtggataaaccactagtaaCAGTAAATATTTATAGATAAATTGCTAGTAGTTTAGGGTTGAAAAATATTGCGGATGAACCGCCAAAAGTTCAAATAATACTTCAGTGTTGCGGATATACTGCCAGAACTCCAATATTTACGGATTAATCTCCAGAACTCCCATATTTGTGGATAAATTGCCAGAACTCCACATAACTCCTCTATCACCAATcttcccaaccccatgcaacaaaATGGCATAACAAGCATGGCAGAATTAGATACAATGCAGAACCATGACATGTTTTAACATGTGATCAATAAATCAGTAGCAGTGGCATGCCTTTCATGCAATCGATAAACACGGAAACAATGGCATGCTTTTAGTCATGCAATCGGTCGACACAGAAGCAACAACATGTCTTGATGCATTCAGTGAACATGTGATAACAATCAATATCATACATTAGCGGTGTATACATACTTAGTCATAACAGACAAACCCTTAGGCACATTCGGCCAactacaaaataaacacaaacacATTCAACAAGCATCCCAAATTAATACATATCACATTCGACTACTTCAAAAGACACTATAAATTCGGCCAAAGCTTAAGAGAACACAAACACAAATTCGATTCAACATGATTTGTATATAGATGCATTCAGTTATCACCAAATCACATGATTTACTTTTGAATAGGACATGCACACCTCAATATACGTCTAAAAAGAATTAACAATTGTTTAGAACATCTCTACGATTCAGATTTGAATTGGTAGCTACCAGATCTGTATGTAGGATAGTGAAAGACACAAAATAAGAGGTGAGATTAGACCATTCACGCTAATAAGTTAGgtcaacaaaagaaaaagaaaggaaatacgagatttaatttatttactgtCAACTTACACTATACCAAAGTATGATGAATCAGTGGAGATCTTGAGCAATCATATGATTCAGACAAGGATGATGATCCAAATTCGATTATCAACAAATAATGTTAATGAGAACAGAAAAAGAatgcaaaaaagaaaagatgTTTGCGACAATggtgaatcaaaaagaaaaaagagtagtGATGGTGCGACACAATGGATAGAAGTTCGAGGAAAAAGGAAGCTGAGATTCGACCAATATGGTACAGAGTAGAGAAAAGAAAATGGGGAGTAAAGGGATGAGCTGAGGGTGTCACAAAAAAGGAAGAAAACTATGGTTTAGAGGAGCAATAATggtgaaagaagaagaaaaattagagaaaatgagagaaagaaGGAGAGAGGCAGTAAGAAGGagcaaaaatgattaaaaaaaaggctgaaaacaacaaaaagaatGTTATATACTAGGGTTTCAATGCAAGGGGTGACacattttgggtaaaaatattgtaaataaaaattatacgtAAGAGGGGAATTGAACTCAAGTTTCAAGAGCAAATTCACTAACTCTTATCCAATAGACCAATTACTTATTCTTATTACAAACACTTAAGATAAGATTCAAATTGGGGTGTGACTACTCTGTCAATTTACAAACCTGATTTTTAGGATGTGATAGTGGTACAGAAAAAGATGGTTTTAGAGATCCATCTCTATAAATCGggtctataaatattaaattaaaatatccaCAGAGTTGGTATTAAAGAAGATTAaagtttggtcctttaattttacctattaattgtttaattagtgtacaaagactaaattataaaagtgcaattgctatagatttttaaatagCTAAAGGTTCAAaattgtaaatagaccattttatTTCATCAAATGGTGGTGGATGATGTTAAAATCCACTACCTTTGGCTAATTAAGATTAATGtttggttaattaaagtttaattgattaattttgataaagtttaatcaaaagtatataagttaaaattaaagA contains the following coding sequences:
- the LOC121214562 gene encoding protein MAINTENANCE OF MERISTEMS-like — protein: MTSLIRTDRHISDAANNTDSYRLLRGRTSVWKTAPDARLMPYLEQAGFGSAALIRSSDVRYDLIFALLRLPIDGSLVTGVSSFTDPAALCYELLGDSPGDGEKNFTGLQFTWLKAKFGQLSATATEGELMCAARAYIMYIVGGVIMSDANNDKVHLMYLPLLADLSTVSSYSWGSAVLAMLYQELCRVTNPDVVDMGGCLPLLQS